From the Astatotilapia calliptera chromosome 6, fAstCal1.2, whole genome shotgun sequence genome, one window contains:
- the LOC113023952 gene encoding centrosomal protein of 95 kDa isoform X1, giving the protein MGTQEGERDWVDVANDLLSKCHVNLRLKKLTDCNADVFIALYENILGEKVPDYIAVPCSQEEDVHNVQCVIDSLSLDYLQISLSHITGENVVRGDKESVKNLLEIFDGLLEYLNEEINDGSPNSEEQNGSLSEDAHGDINDPPGCDATEQKETKLEVASLSSSAESAVQSSKQSIHSWNGEEVGSASELIGLGVSARTFIDKKEDAATTSGPVDNDEAPQTEPIYSAIALQPPNQSNTPHTPIVGPHLPDQLPTAAGVKEQHTDEEVSLITTQTSKLVAETNGLQSPTHCQSPAVSEKSSTSQQRVETEVEGETLEPTNGGPRRVLFRTQPDVLFLTLQDGTTPATPSPPDTEEEDEENLSCTRRLKDRRIHCRERTALKEDFVTHPESSSRTAQEDFEEPLSYNRKRNKQAEQELHEISENLSHRLEELDQMLKRVLGETGESTEVREEDKQSHHSDSIMERRRTSRQDTGAPDFESTHRARSLSPSPPRVRRSLQGQLEDVMAEALSLDDGRQSKLTASDRSRRGELHHRPSHRKHDKYLENEAYEEELKRYEEKERKELDKARIKAQEAEREYREAILKDVSPDPRPSPAKVKAQHKSQRTAQTTPGQRRLEAPRKAPSMRIMENELLPVLRDELPHLHISPHALGRMWEQQMQQVDRLHVMSSNHSQHRSKLSRELEEAQRKHDLLAELVHKGQDHSRRLRDFKERIQQQKSTQNRLRDQRQQIARAKKYHNDYHVQHRARLMRARTKEERMFRQLFDEGLEIQKNRLREQRAYAREQRLEQQRRHEDQIKSMENYYKDQFSLLAEKLAQERQDIQVRKKAQEKALLKMKRELRSRMEREIGELQRIIIQNNEDDYFQELEIQRLRNRVRMASFQYNTSYLH; this is encoded by the exons ATGGGAAcccaggagggagagagag ATTGGGTTGATGTGGCAAATGATCTTCTCAGCAAATGTCACGTAAACCTGAGGCTGAAGAAACTTACGGACTGTAATGCAGATGTTTTCATTGCCCTGTATGAGAACATCCTGGGGGAGAAAGTTCCAG ATTATATTGCAGTGCCATGTAGTCAAGAGGAAGATGTCCACAATGTCCAATGTGTGATTGATTCTCTGTCCTTGGATTACCTTCAAATCAGCCTCTCACATATTACag GAGAAAATGTTGTCAGAGGGGATAAAGAGTCGGTTAAGAACCTCTTGGAAATCTTTGATGGCCTCTTGGAATATCTGAACGAGGAGATAAATGACGGGTCGCCGAACAGTG AGGAGCAGAATGGCAGTCTCAGTGAGGATGCACACGGTGACATCAATGATCCGCCTGGATGTGATGCTACAGAGCAGAAGGAGACAAAGCTGGAGGTGGCGTCCTTGTCATCGAGTGCAGA GTCTGCCGTCCAGTCCAGTAAACAGTCCATCCACTCCTGGAATGGTGAGGAGGTGGGGTCAGCCAGCGAGCTCATCGGGCTGGGCGTGTCTGCGCGCACATTCATAGATAAAAAAGAAG ATGCAGCAACCACCTCTGGTCCTGTGGACAATGATGAAGCTCCACAGACTGAACCAATATACTCAGCCATTGCACTGCAGCCACCAAACCAGTCCAACACTCCCCACACTCCCATTGTAGGCCCTCACTTACCCGATCAACTCCCCACAGCTGCTGGTGTCAAAGAACAGCACACAGATGAGGAAGTCAGCCTCATCACTACACAG ACTTCAAAACTAGTGGCTGAAACTAATGGACTACAGTCTCCTACCCACTGCCAGTCCCCTG CTGTAAGTGAGAAATCTTCAACCAGCCAGCAGAGAGTTGAGACAGAAGTGGAGGGAGAGACGCTGGAG CCGACTAACGGAGGTCCCAGGAGGGTTTTATTCCGAACACAACCAGATGTGCTTTTCCTCACCCTGCAAGATGGGACGACACCTGCCACCCCTTCTCCACCAGAcactgaagaggaagatgaggagaatTTGAGTTGCACACGAAGATTAAaggacagaaggatacactgtAGAGAAAGAACTGCTCTCAAGGAAGACTTTGTAACTCACCCTGAGAG CAGTAGCAGGACAGCACAAGAGGATTTTGAAGAGCCTCTGTCTTATAATCGAAAAAGGAACAAGCAGGCAGAACAAGAGTTGCATGAGATATCTGAAAACCTCTCCCATCGACTAGAAGAACTCGATCAG ATGCTTAAACGAGTTCTGGGGGAAACTGGAGAGTCCACCGAGGTCAGAGAGGAGGACAAGCAGTCGCACCACAGCGACAGCATCATGGAGCGTCGCAGGACTTCAAGACAggacacag GAGCACCCGATTTTGAGTCTACCCACCGAGCACGCTCCTTATCCCCTTCCCCTCCACGAGTCCGTCGTTCCCTGCAGGGACAGCTGGAGGATGTGATGGCAGAGGCTCTTAGCTTGGATGATGGGAGACAGTCCAAACTCACAGCGTCTGATCGATCAAGGCGAGGAGAGCTACACCACAGACCATCTCACAGAAAACATGACAAG taTCTGGAGAACGAAGCGTACGAGGAAGAGCTAAAAAGATATGAAGAAAAAGAACGTAAAGAGTTAGATAAGGCTCGCATCAAAGCTCAGGAAGCT gagcgAGAATACAGAGAGGCCATACTAAAGGATGTTTCGCCAGACCCCAGACCCTCACCAGCTAAAGTGAAAGCTCAGCATAAATCACAGCGTACTGCACAAACCACTCCAGGGCAGAGACGACTGGAGGCTCCCAGGAAAGCTCCATCAA TGAGAATAATGGAGAATGAGCTTCTCCCGGTGCTCCGGGATGAGTTGCCTCACCTTCACATCTCACCTCACGCCCTGGGTCGAATGTGGGAGCAGCAAATGCAGCAGGTGGACAGACTCCACGTAATGTCGTCCAATCACAGTCAGCATCGCAGCAAACTCTCCAGAGAG ttggaggaagctcagaggaAACACGATCTGCTGGCTGAGCTCGTTCATAAAGGACAGGACCACAGCAGGCGCCTG AGAGACTTCAAAGAGCGAATCCAGCAGCAGAAGTCGACGCAGAACAGGCTGAGGGACCAGAGACAGCAGATAGCTCGAGCCAAGAAGTACCACAACGACTATCATGTTCAGCACCGAGCCCGCCTCATGAGGGCTCGCACCAAGGAGGAGAGG atgtttcGGCAGCTATTCGACGAGGGTTTGGAGATACAGAAGAATCGGTTGAGAGAGCAGAGAGCTTATGCCAGAGAGCAGCGACTGGAACAGCAGAGACGACACGAGGATCAGATCAAGTCCATGGAGAACTATTATAAAGATCAG TTTTCACTGCTAGCTGAAAAACTTGCACAAGAGCGGCAGGACATCCAGGTTCGGAAAAAAGCTCAAGAAAAG GCACTGCTGAAGATGAAGCGAGAGCTGCGTTCCAGGATGGAGCGTGAAATCGGCGAATTGCAAAGAATCATAATCCAGAACAACGAGGACGACTACTTCCAGGAGCTGGAGATCCAGAGGCTGCGTAATCGGGTTCGGATGGCCTCCTTCCAGTACAACACTAGCTATCTGCACTGA
- the LOC113023952 gene encoding centrosomal protein of 95 kDa isoform X2: MGTQEGERDWVDVANDLLSKCHVNLRLKKLTDCNADVFIALYENILGEKVPDYIAVPCSQEEDVHNVQCVIDSLSLDYLQISLSHITGENVVRGDKESVKNLLEIFDGLLEYLNEEINDGSPNSEEQNGSLSEDAHGDINDPPGCDATEQKETKLEVASLSSSAESAVQSSKQSIHSWNGEEVGSASELIGLGVSARTFIDKKEDAATTSGPVDNDEAPQTEPIYSAIALQPPNQSNTPHTPIVGPHLPDQLPTAAGVKEQHTDEEVSLITTQTSKLVAETNGLQSPTHCQSPAVSEKSSTSQQRVETEVEGETLEPTNGGPRRVLFRTQPDVLFLTLQDGTTPATPSPPDTEEEDEENLSCTRRLKDRRIHCRERTALKEDFVTHPESSRTAQEDFEEPLSYNRKRNKQAEQELHEISENLSHRLEELDQMLKRVLGETGESTEVREEDKQSHHSDSIMERRRTSRQDTGAPDFESTHRARSLSPSPPRVRRSLQGQLEDVMAEALSLDDGRQSKLTASDRSRRGELHHRPSHRKHDKYLENEAYEEELKRYEEKERKELDKARIKAQEAEREYREAILKDVSPDPRPSPAKVKAQHKSQRTAQTTPGQRRLEAPRKAPSMRIMENELLPVLRDELPHLHISPHALGRMWEQQMQQVDRLHVMSSNHSQHRSKLSRELEEAQRKHDLLAELVHKGQDHSRRLRDFKERIQQQKSTQNRLRDQRQQIARAKKYHNDYHVQHRARLMRARTKEERMFRQLFDEGLEIQKNRLREQRAYAREQRLEQQRRHEDQIKSMENYYKDQFSLLAEKLAQERQDIQVRKKAQEKALLKMKRELRSRMEREIGELQRIIIQNNEDDYFQELEIQRLRNRVRMASFQYNTSYLH; the protein is encoded by the exons ATGGGAAcccaggagggagagagag ATTGGGTTGATGTGGCAAATGATCTTCTCAGCAAATGTCACGTAAACCTGAGGCTGAAGAAACTTACGGACTGTAATGCAGATGTTTTCATTGCCCTGTATGAGAACATCCTGGGGGAGAAAGTTCCAG ATTATATTGCAGTGCCATGTAGTCAAGAGGAAGATGTCCACAATGTCCAATGTGTGATTGATTCTCTGTCCTTGGATTACCTTCAAATCAGCCTCTCACATATTACag GAGAAAATGTTGTCAGAGGGGATAAAGAGTCGGTTAAGAACCTCTTGGAAATCTTTGATGGCCTCTTGGAATATCTGAACGAGGAGATAAATGACGGGTCGCCGAACAGTG AGGAGCAGAATGGCAGTCTCAGTGAGGATGCACACGGTGACATCAATGATCCGCCTGGATGTGATGCTACAGAGCAGAAGGAGACAAAGCTGGAGGTGGCGTCCTTGTCATCGAGTGCAGA GTCTGCCGTCCAGTCCAGTAAACAGTCCATCCACTCCTGGAATGGTGAGGAGGTGGGGTCAGCCAGCGAGCTCATCGGGCTGGGCGTGTCTGCGCGCACATTCATAGATAAAAAAGAAG ATGCAGCAACCACCTCTGGTCCTGTGGACAATGATGAAGCTCCACAGACTGAACCAATATACTCAGCCATTGCACTGCAGCCACCAAACCAGTCCAACACTCCCCACACTCCCATTGTAGGCCCTCACTTACCCGATCAACTCCCCACAGCTGCTGGTGTCAAAGAACAGCACACAGATGAGGAAGTCAGCCTCATCACTACACAG ACTTCAAAACTAGTGGCTGAAACTAATGGACTACAGTCTCCTACCCACTGCCAGTCCCCTG CTGTAAGTGAGAAATCTTCAACCAGCCAGCAGAGAGTTGAGACAGAAGTGGAGGGAGAGACGCTGGAG CCGACTAACGGAGGTCCCAGGAGGGTTTTATTCCGAACACAACCAGATGTGCTTTTCCTCACCCTGCAAGATGGGACGACACCTGCCACCCCTTCTCCACCAGAcactgaagaggaagatgaggagaatTTGAGTTGCACACGAAGATTAAaggacagaaggatacactgtAGAGAAAGAACTGCTCTCAAGGAAGACTTTGTAACTCACCCTGAGAG TAGCAGGACAGCACAAGAGGATTTTGAAGAGCCTCTGTCTTATAATCGAAAAAGGAACAAGCAGGCAGAACAAGAGTTGCATGAGATATCTGAAAACCTCTCCCATCGACTAGAAGAACTCGATCAG ATGCTTAAACGAGTTCTGGGGGAAACTGGAGAGTCCACCGAGGTCAGAGAGGAGGACAAGCAGTCGCACCACAGCGACAGCATCATGGAGCGTCGCAGGACTTCAAGACAggacacag GAGCACCCGATTTTGAGTCTACCCACCGAGCACGCTCCTTATCCCCTTCCCCTCCACGAGTCCGTCGTTCCCTGCAGGGACAGCTGGAGGATGTGATGGCAGAGGCTCTTAGCTTGGATGATGGGAGACAGTCCAAACTCACAGCGTCTGATCGATCAAGGCGAGGAGAGCTACACCACAGACCATCTCACAGAAAACATGACAAG taTCTGGAGAACGAAGCGTACGAGGAAGAGCTAAAAAGATATGAAGAAAAAGAACGTAAAGAGTTAGATAAGGCTCGCATCAAAGCTCAGGAAGCT gagcgAGAATACAGAGAGGCCATACTAAAGGATGTTTCGCCAGACCCCAGACCCTCACCAGCTAAAGTGAAAGCTCAGCATAAATCACAGCGTACTGCACAAACCACTCCAGGGCAGAGACGACTGGAGGCTCCCAGGAAAGCTCCATCAA TGAGAATAATGGAGAATGAGCTTCTCCCGGTGCTCCGGGATGAGTTGCCTCACCTTCACATCTCACCTCACGCCCTGGGTCGAATGTGGGAGCAGCAAATGCAGCAGGTGGACAGACTCCACGTAATGTCGTCCAATCACAGTCAGCATCGCAGCAAACTCTCCAGAGAG ttggaggaagctcagaggaAACACGATCTGCTGGCTGAGCTCGTTCATAAAGGACAGGACCACAGCAGGCGCCTG AGAGACTTCAAAGAGCGAATCCAGCAGCAGAAGTCGACGCAGAACAGGCTGAGGGACCAGAGACAGCAGATAGCTCGAGCCAAGAAGTACCACAACGACTATCATGTTCAGCACCGAGCCCGCCTCATGAGGGCTCGCACCAAGGAGGAGAGG atgtttcGGCAGCTATTCGACGAGGGTTTGGAGATACAGAAGAATCGGTTGAGAGAGCAGAGAGCTTATGCCAGAGAGCAGCGACTGGAACAGCAGAGACGACACGAGGATCAGATCAAGTCCATGGAGAACTATTATAAAGATCAG TTTTCACTGCTAGCTGAAAAACTTGCACAAGAGCGGCAGGACATCCAGGTTCGGAAAAAAGCTCAAGAAAAG GCACTGCTGAAGATGAAGCGAGAGCTGCGTTCCAGGATGGAGCGTGAAATCGGCGAATTGCAAAGAATCATAATCCAGAACAACGAGGACGACTACTTCCAGGAGCTGGAGATCCAGAGGCTGCGTAATCGGGTTCGGATGGCCTCCTTCCAGTACAACACTAGCTATCTGCACTGA
- the LOC113023412 gene encoding CD209 antigen-like protein C: MPAATTNAFWRPSPKAMIRRRLNRLPRTISRARCKYALHHRPPSWAVSETERKLCRLVVLSFGLLFILQVILSISLRLALHQATKNETKEEESLRRKLNIFDLNTEQGWVYFRGDFYYISHIKKSWSDSREDCLQRGADLVIISSTEEQNFIRLFRRNTWIGLSDTEEEGTWKWVDGSLLNSSFRYWRTGEPNSLGDEDCGEMAANDEENCWNDANCRDENFWICEKKVEQ, from the exons CAGACGACGGCTGAACAGACTTCCCCGGACCATCAGCAGAG ctcGGTGTAAGTACGCGCTCCACCATCGTCCACCATCGTGGGCAGTGTCAGAAACAG aaagaaaactctGCAGACTAGTTGTTCTGAGCTTTGGACTTCTGTTTATTCTTCAAGTTATTCTCAGCATTTCCCTGCGACTGGCTCTTC ACCAGGCCACTAAAAATGAGACTAAAGAAGAAGAGTCACTGAGGAGGAAGCTGAATATTTTCG ATCTCAATACAGAACAAGGATGGGTATACTTCAGGGgtgatttttattacatttctcATATTAAAAAGTCCTGGAGTGACAGCAGAGAGGACTGTTTGCAAAGAGGTGCAGACCTGGTGATTATCAGCAGCACAGAGGAACAG AACTTCATAAGGCTGTTCAGGCGTAACACGTGGATCGGACTGAGTGACACAGAGGAAGAGGGGACGTGGAAGTGGGTGGACGGGAGTTTGCTGAACAGCAG TTTCAGATACTGGCGAACCGGGGAGCCCAACAGCCTTGGAGACGAAGACTGTGGCGAGATGGCAGCCAATGACGAAGAAAACTGCTGGAATGACGCAAACTGCAGAGATGAAAACTTTTGGATCTGTGAAAAAAAGGTGGAACAGTGA